A DNA window from Micromonospora sp. NBC_01739 contains the following coding sequences:
- a CDS encoding ABC transporter ATP-binding protein has protein sequence MTLIETESLTKVYGGGVTALSELTVTVQPGIVGLVGANGAGKSTLIKLLLGLLTPTRGRVRVLGMDPTTDPAGVRARVGYMPEHDCLPPDLSAAELVTHLGQISGLPRTAARERASEALRHVGLHEERHRPVGGYSTGMKQRVKLAQALVHDPDLLLLDEPTNGLDPAGRDAMLALVHRIGTEFGISVLVCSHLLGEVERICDTLVAIDGGRLLRADHIAAMTSTTDVLAVEVSEGTEALATRLAALDLPVSREGRLLLVPLADQQTYDLIIGAVADLDLPLHRLDQRRHRVAELFARREGSHV, from the coding sequence GTGACACTGATCGAAACCGAGTCGTTGACCAAGGTCTACGGCGGTGGGGTGACCGCGCTGTCGGAACTGACAGTCACGGTCCAGCCGGGAATCGTCGGTCTCGTCGGGGCCAACGGTGCCGGCAAGTCGACTCTGATCAAGCTCCTGCTCGGCCTGCTCACTCCGACCCGAGGCCGGGTCCGGGTGCTGGGCATGGACCCGACCACCGACCCGGCGGGGGTCCGCGCCCGGGTCGGCTACATGCCGGAGCACGACTGCCTGCCACCTGACCTGTCCGCCGCCGAACTGGTCACCCATCTCGGGCAGATCAGCGGCCTACCGCGCACCGCCGCCCGGGAACGGGCCTCCGAGGCGCTGCGGCACGTCGGGCTGCACGAGGAACGCCATCGTCCGGTGGGGGGCTACTCCACCGGCATGAAGCAGCGGGTGAAGCTCGCTCAGGCCCTGGTGCACGACCCCGACCTGCTGCTGCTCGACGAGCCCACCAACGGCCTCGACCCGGCCGGCCGGGACGCCATGCTGGCCCTGGTGCACCGGATCGGCACGGAGTTCGGCATCTCCGTACTGGTCTGCTCCCACCTGCTCGGCGAGGTCGAGCGGATCTGCGACACCCTGGTCGCCATCGACGGCGGACGGCTGCTGCGCGCCGACCACATCGCCGCGATGACCTCGACCACGGATGTGCTCGCCGTCGAGGTCAGCGAGGGCACCGAGGCCCTGGCCACCCGACTGGCCGCCCTGGACCTGCCGGTCAGCCGGGAGGGGCGGCTGCTGCTCGTCCCCCTGGCCGACCAGCAGACGTACGACCTCATCATCGGTGCGGTCGCCGACCTGGACCTGCCGCTGCACCGGCTGGACCAGCGCCGGCACCGGGTGGCCGAGCTCTTCGCCCGGAGGGAGGGCAGCCATGTCTGA
- a CDS encoding ABC transporter permease, which translates to MSEPTGVIHDIGYQRYTGPRLGRRHVFGALYRHGVRTTFGLGRSAKAKIFPWLVVGIVLMVAASLTAISSQIGQSLMTYAQFADSMSWLVIFFVAVAAPELVSRDLRSGVLPLYFSRPLPTADYPLAKLLALVTALWLLLGAPQLLMFLGAAFTSDGMGAVWDELLDLLPGLLYAGLWAVVFASVGLLIASLTGKRAFAAGGIVAVFLMTTPIVGVLSILPSQAANQLAGIASPSTLVQGVGIWTMGDQLITEGEGGPDLGSFGPVYALVAVALVAAGVALLLARYRKVAAR; encoded by the coding sequence ATGTCTGAACCGACCGGGGTCATCCACGACATCGGCTACCAGCGCTACACCGGCCCACGACTGGGCCGCCGACACGTCTTCGGCGCGCTGTACCGCCACGGGGTGCGGACCACCTTCGGGCTGGGCCGCAGCGCCAAGGCCAAGATCTTCCCCTGGCTGGTGGTCGGCATCGTCCTGATGGTGGCCGCCTCGCTGACCGCGATCAGCAGCCAGATCGGCCAGTCCCTGATGACGTACGCCCAGTTCGCGGACTCGATGAGCTGGCTGGTCATCTTCTTCGTCGCGGTGGCCGCGCCCGAACTGGTCTCCCGGGACCTGCGCAGCGGGGTGCTCCCGCTGTACTTCTCCCGGCCCCTGCCGACGGCCGACTACCCGTTGGCCAAGCTGCTGGCGCTGGTCACCGCCCTCTGGCTGCTGCTAGGTGCGCCGCAACTGCTGATGTTCCTCGGTGCCGCCTTCACCAGCGACGGCATGGGCGCGGTCTGGGACGAGCTGCTGGACCTGCTGCCCGGCCTGCTCTACGCCGGGTTGTGGGCGGTGGTCTTCGCCTCGGTGGGCCTGCTGATCGCCTCGCTGACCGGCAAGCGGGCCTTCGCCGCCGGTGGCATCGTCGCCGTGTTCCTGATGACCACCCCGATCGTCGGGGTCCTGTCGATCCTGCCCTCGCAGGCCGCCAACCAACTGGCCGGCATCGCCTCGCCGTCCACCCTGGTGCAGGGGGTCGGGATCTGGACCATGGGCGACCAACTGATCACCGAGGGGGAAGGCGGCCCGGACCTGGGATCCTTCGGCCCGGTGTACGCCCTGGTCGCCGTCGCCCTGGTCGCCGCCGGGGTCGCCCTGCTGCTGGCCCGCTACCGGAAGGTGGCCGCCCGATGA
- a CDS encoding ABC transporter ATP-binding protein, producing the protein MTTTSNPAPATTSTLDLAGVSRWYGNVVAVNDVSMSLGPGVTGLLGPNGAGKTTLLHMMAGFLAPSRGQVTLDGQPTWRNPEVYRRLGLVSEREAVHSFLTAYEFVLATAKLHKLPDPQAAARRAIAMVELESAQDRRIGTYSKGMRQRARVAASLVHDPQVLLLDEPFNGMDPRQRLHMMELLHSLGDAGRTILFSSHILEEVEQVSGTVQVMVAGRLAASGDFRTIRRLMTNRPHVFAIRSTDDRALAVALMTEPSVTGVELGRDGLTVRAGDYGAFTRVLPKVALARGVRVRQLLPEDESLESVFSYLVEA; encoded by the coding sequence ATGACCACGACCAGTAATCCCGCCCCGGCCACCACCAGCACCCTCGACCTGGCCGGGGTGTCCCGCTGGTACGGCAACGTGGTGGCGGTCAACGACGTGAGCATGAGCCTGGGGCCGGGGGTGACCGGGCTGCTCGGGCCCAACGGCGCGGGCAAGACCACCCTGCTGCACATGATGGCCGGGTTCCTGGCCCCCTCCCGTGGGCAGGTCACCCTGGACGGTCAACCCACCTGGCGCAACCCGGAGGTCTACCGACGGCTGGGGTTGGTCAGCGAGCGGGAGGCCGTGCACAGCTTCCTCACCGCGTACGAGTTCGTGCTGGCCACCGCGAAGCTGCACAAGCTGCCCGACCCGCAGGCGGCGGCCCGCCGGGCGATCGCCATGGTCGAGTTGGAGAGCGCGCAGGACCGCCGGATCGGCACCTACTCCAAGGGCATGCGGCAGCGTGCCCGGGTCGCCGCCTCCCTGGTGCACGACCCCCAGGTGCTGCTGCTGGACGAGCCCTTCAACGGCATGGACCCGCGTCAACGGCTGCACATGATGGAGTTGCTGCACTCCCTCGGCGACGCCGGCCGCACCATCCTGTTCAGCTCGCACATCCTGGAGGAGGTCGAGCAGGTCTCCGGGACCGTGCAGGTGATGGTCGCCGGACGGCTGGCCGCCTCCGGTGACTTCCGCACCATCCGTCGGCTGATGACCAACCGGCCGCACGTCTTCGCCATCCGCTCCACGGACGACCGGGCCCTGGCCGTGGCCCTGATGACCGAGCCCTCGGTGACCGGGGTGGAGTTGGGCCGTGACGGGCTGACCGTCCGGGCCGGCGACTACGGCGCCTTCACCCGGGTACTGCCGAAGGTCGCCCTGGCCCGGGGCGTACGGGTGCGTCAACTGCTGCCCGAGGACGAGTCCCTGGAGAGCGTCTTCTCCTACCTGGTGGAGGCCTGA